From Methanomassiliicoccales archaeon LGM-RCC1, one genomic window encodes:
- a CDS encoding ATP-binding protein, whose translation MTETVPKRTLIGMMNALSSGVVPRRGLEYIAVGRKKETETFVNDLEDTAAGGGAFRFISGRFGNGKSFMTQMIRNYAMENGFVVMDADLAINRRLTGSKSEGLNTYKELLRNIAYKARPDGGALESLLQNWISNTQEKLGGSPSKEDIEKAMRADVADISSYQNYQDFMRVIVCYTNDFLDGKDDITALRWLKGELDLKKESRKSLGTNVVIDDSNWYDMIKIWSGIFKRLGYKGLIVFIDEGVILYKLQNKVSRANNYERLLTMFNDIMQGKTQYMSIYVCGTPEFIEDPNRGLYSYEALRSRLVAGRYENGFDNYLGPIINLKPLTNEEVFVLLKTIKDLHEQRYEYKSQITDEMLETYLRTIMSNVVSTAMITPREITRDLISLLDTMHQNGDLNFMDLIEGRLVKADDNPDDEIIEDLEV comes from the coding sequence ATGACAGAAACCGTCCCAAAGAGAACTCTGATCGGAATGATGAACGCTCTATCCTCTGGTGTCGTACCTAGAAGGGGATTGGAGTACATCGCGGTAGGTAGGAAGAAGGAGACCGAGACGTTCGTCAACGACCTGGAGGACACCGCTGCAGGCGGAGGAGCATTCAGATTCATCTCCGGCCGCTTCGGTAACGGTAAGAGCTTCATGACGCAGATGATACGCAACTACGCCATGGAGAACGGCTTCGTTGTCATGGATGCCGATCTCGCCATCAACAGGAGACTCACTGGTTCCAAGAGCGAGGGGCTCAACACGTACAAGGAGCTCCTCAGGAACATAGCATACAAGGCCAGACCCGACGGGGGAGCACTGGAGTCCCTTCTCCAGAACTGGATCTCCAACACACAGGAGAAACTGGGCGGATCCCCATCCAAAGAGGATATCGAGAAGGCCATGCGTGCTGATGTCGCGGACATCTCCAGCTATCAGAACTATCAGGACTTCATGAGGGTCATCGTCTGCTACACCAACGATTTCCTCGACGGCAAGGACGACATCACCGCCCTCAGGTGGCTGAAGGGAGAACTGGACCTCAAGAAGGAGTCCAGGAAGAGCCTCGGCACCAACGTCGTCATAGACGACAGCAACTGGTACGACATGATCAAGATCTGGTCAGGCATCTTCAAGAGGCTCGGATACAAGGGACTCATCGTCTTCATCGACGAAGGGGTCATCCTCTACAAGCTGCAGAACAAGGTCTCCAGGGCCAACAACTACGAGCGTCTGCTGACCATGTTCAACGACATCATGCAGGGCAAGACGCAGTACATGTCCATCTACGTCTGCGGGACACCCGAGTTCATCGAGGACCCCAACAGGGGACTGTACAGCTATGAGGCACTCAGGTCCAGGCTCGTCGCCGGACGCTACGAGAACGGATTCGACAACTACCTCGGGCCGATCATCAACCTCAAGCCCCTGACGAACGAGGAGGTCTTCGTCCTCCTCAAGACGATCAAGGACCTCCACGAGCAGAGGTACGAGTACAAATCGCAGATCACCGACGAGATGCTGGAGACATACCTCAGGACGATCATGTCCAACGTCGTCTCTACCGCTATGATCACCCCCAGGGAGATCACAAGGGACCTCATCAGCCTTCTGGACACCATGCACCAGAACGGGGACCTGAACTTCATGGACCTGATTGAGGGAAGGCTCGTCAAGGCCGATGACAACCCCGACGATGAGATCATCGAGGACCTCGAGGTATGA
- a CDS encoding DEAD/DEAH box helicase codes for MSEYFDKLPWFVKEYIHNCRWSGFREIQNQTFEAFYSTDDHILISAGTSSGKTEAAMFPVIGSLYSNPPESVGALYIGPLKALINDQFERMGPVLGESELKITGWHGDIAKSSKDKLVAEPSGILQITPESLQNIVSYNPEEVERLFGDLRFIIIDEVHAFMDSDRGLQLLCCLQRLELLAHCDPRRIGLSATIANREDAAEWLKADTGRYVSIVYDKASNQRNIRIKYNAFPLPDPETDSVDRKKAITSYYLDLFRETHGYNCIVFTNSRHSAEMAAKSLRIVSEKKGYPDEVTIHHGSISKEYRKIAEDRLKNPMVKNTTVATVTLELGIDVGDLDRIVQIDAPYTCSGLVQRMGRSGRRGNGQNLILMCNEDAEEWWATLDGVSMSLVKAVAMSELVLNEGWTEPAEQNSMPFGLLYHQTMEYLRSGIGAKFSLLASDVLSMYPFRNISKEQYRLMIKHLVNIGHLEVMSDQTILIGQNAERVVFNRDFCSVFTTKKEVMVKCDGHMVGSIQNMPSEDDFIQLAGRVWRVIKASKEKSTVEVEECDGEACNPWKSGTPPTHNRVMKKMLEVLESDEEYHYLDDAAKARLQESRAIARENGMTTLFSERKGGYRMYPWLGTKQFDTLRRILQKVIGTDSIRAYQPYYIDIRTKLSEDQIIDRVLRYVEERDLAPLIYDEDLLKYGKYDRYIPESLLVREFVADKLDTGLEL; via the coding sequence ATGAGCGAGTACTTCGATAAGCTGCCTTGGTTCGTCAAAGAGTACATCCACAACTGCAGATGGTCCGGCTTCAGGGAGATCCAGAACCAGACCTTCGAGGCATTCTATTCCACGGATGACCACATACTGATCTCAGCGGGAACGTCCAGCGGTAAGACCGAGGCAGCGATGTTCCCGGTCATAGGTTCGCTCTACAGCAATCCCCCCGAGAGCGTGGGGGCGCTGTACATCGGTCCGCTGAAGGCACTGATCAACGACCAGTTCGAGAGGATGGGGCCGGTTCTAGGGGAATCGGAACTCAAGATTACAGGATGGCACGGAGATATCGCCAAGAGTTCCAAGGACAAACTCGTCGCTGAACCCAGCGGGATACTCCAGATTACACCTGAATCCCTTCAGAACATCGTTTCGTATAACCCTGAGGAAGTGGAGAGGCTTTTCGGGGATCTCAGGTTCATCATCATCGACGAAGTGCATGCATTCATGGATTCCGACAGGGGACTGCAGCTGCTGTGCTGTCTCCAGAGATTGGAGCTCCTCGCCCACTGCGATCCGAGAAGGATAGGGCTTTCAGCGACCATTGCGAACAGGGAGGATGCCGCAGAATGGCTGAAGGCTGATACTGGCCGCTACGTCAGTATCGTCTACGATAAGGCCAGTAACCAGCGCAACATACGCATCAAGTACAACGCCTTCCCTCTTCCGGATCCAGAGACTGACAGCGTGGACAGGAAGAAGGCCATCACATCGTACTACCTGGACCTGTTCAGGGAGACGCATGGCTACAACTGCATCGTGTTCACCAACAGCAGGCACAGCGCCGAGATGGCTGCCAAATCCCTTAGGATCGTCTCGGAGAAGAAAGGCTATCCAGACGAGGTCACGATCCATCACGGCAGCATATCCAAGGAGTACCGCAAGATAGCGGAGGACAGATTGAAGAACCCCATGGTCAAGAACACGACCGTGGCTACGGTCACTTTGGAGCTGGGGATAGACGTAGGGGATCTGGATAGGATAGTCCAGATCGATGCCCCGTACACATGTTCGGGCCTGGTCCAGAGGATGGGCCGTTCCGGAAGGAGAGGAAACGGACAGAACCTTATCCTCATGTGCAACGAGGACGCCGAGGAATGGTGGGCGACTTTGGATGGCGTTTCCATGAGTCTGGTCAAGGCCGTCGCGATGTCGGAGCTCGTCCTGAATGAGGGGTGGACCGAACCGGCAGAGCAGAACTCCATGCCGTTCGGACTCCTCTACCACCAGACGATGGAATACCTCCGTTCCGGGATCGGGGCCAAATTCTCGCTGCTAGCTTCGGACGTGCTCTCGATGTACCCGTTCAGGAACATCTCGAAGGAGCAGTACAGACTGATGATCAAGCATCTGGTCAACATAGGCCACTTAGAGGTCATGTCAGACCAGACGATCCTGATTGGCCAGAATGCTGAACGTGTTGTGTTCAACCGCGACTTCTGCTCTGTGTTCACCACTAAGAAAGAGGTCATGGTGAAATGCGACGGCCACATGGTCGGTTCGATACAGAATATGCCCTCAGAAGATGATTTCATCCAATTGGCCGGACGCGTATGGAGGGTCATCAAGGCCTCCAAGGAGAAATCTACGGTCGAGGTGGAGGAATGCGACGGAGAGGCGTGCAACCCCTGGAAATCAGGAACCCCGCCGACACACAACCGCGTCATGAAGAAGATGTTGGAGGTTCTAGAGAGCGATGAGGAGTACCACTATCTGGACGATGCCGCGAAAGCTCGTCTCCAAGAGAGCAGGGCCATCGCCAGGGAGAACGGGATGACCACCTTGTTCTCGGAGAGGAAAGGCGGATACAGGATGTACCCCTGGCTGGGGACGAAACAGTTCGACACCCTCAGGAGGATCCTCCAGAAAGTGATCGGCACAGATTCCATCAGGGCCTATCAGCCCTACTACATCGACATCAGGACCAAACTGTCAGAGGACCAGATAATCGACAGGGTGCTGAGGTACGTCGAGGAGAGGGACCTCGCTCCGCTGATCTACGACGAGGACCTTCTGAAATACGGGAAATACGACAGATACATCCCCGAATCCCTGCTTGTAAGGGAGTTCGTTGCGGATAAGCTGGATACAGGCCTCGAACTCTAA